One Actinomyces marmotae DNA window includes the following coding sequences:
- the scpB gene encoding SMC-Scp complex subunit ScpB: MSDELLAAAEAVLVVSDEPVAPAALGGALGLGAEEAEALLEALAAEYRGESAGGAATRRRGFILRRVAGGWRLASAPEHAGIVEGFVVGGASARLSQAALETLAVVAYRQPVTRGRIAAIRGVNVDGVVRTLHARGLIEEAGNETSGAILYRTTNEFLEYLGIDSLDELPPLAPHLPDASQLEDIEHETETR, from the coding sequence GTGAGCGATGAGCTGCTGGCCGCGGCTGAGGCGGTGCTCGTCGTCTCCGATGAGCCCGTGGCGCCCGCCGCGCTCGGCGGGGCCCTGGGCCTGGGGGCCGAGGAGGCAGAGGCGTTGCTTGAGGCCTTGGCCGCCGAGTACCGGGGCGAGTCCGCGGGCGGGGCGGCCACGCGCCGTCGGGGGTTCATCCTGCGTCGCGTGGCCGGGGGGTGGCGCCTCGCCTCCGCGCCCGAGCACGCCGGGATCGTCGAGGGCTTCGTCGTCGGCGGGGCCTCCGCGCGCCTGTCCCAGGCGGCGCTGGAGACCCTCGCCGTCGTCGCCTACCGCCAGCCCGTCACCCGCGGGCGCATCGCCGCGATCCGCGGGGTCAACGTCGACGGCGTCGTGCGCACCCTCCACGCCCGCGGGCTTATCGAGGAGGCCGGCAATGAGACCTCCGGCGCGATCCTCTACCGTACGACCAACGAGTTCCTCGAGTACCTGGGGATCGACAGCCTCGACGAGCTGCCGCCCCTGGCACCCCACCTCCCGGACGCCTCCCAGTTGGAGGACATCGAGCACGAGACGGAGACGCGATGA
- a CDS encoding pseudouridine synthase yields MSTRGHSTGNDEVPLGDFGAEEFYDEDDIEELGDAGLTPGQIAAFDDGALAEEEELRLIEERRRASRGGEDDPHVDSGQRLQKVLAHAGVASRRACEAIIAQGRVSVDGVVVTEVGVRVDPARQEIRVDGSRILTNPDVLTVMLHKPAGVVTTMEDPEGRPTVAELGERYVAERAEELSQRGGARGADRGDGAGGRIRLVHVGRLDTDTEGLLLLSNDGELSHRLMHPSYEISKTYVAIVQGRVEPWVPRKLKRGIELEDGFISADRVVIKDSGPAGSILEITLHSGRNRIVRRMCDAVGHPVIRLSRTRLGPLALGGLKPGAMRALTGEEIAALQREVGL; encoded by the coding sequence ATGAGCACCCGCGGTCACAGCACCGGCAATGACGAGGTCCCCCTGGGCGACTTCGGGGCCGAGGAGTTCTACGACGAGGACGACATCGAGGAGCTCGGCGACGCGGGCCTGACCCCCGGCCAGATCGCCGCCTTCGACGACGGCGCCCTGGCCGAGGAAGAGGAGCTCAGGCTCATCGAGGAGCGCCGCAGGGCCTCCCGGGGCGGTGAGGATGACCCGCACGTCGACTCCGGGCAGCGCCTCCAGAAGGTCCTCGCCCACGCGGGCGTGGCCTCCCGCCGGGCCTGCGAGGCGATCATCGCCCAGGGCCGCGTGAGCGTTGACGGCGTCGTCGTCACCGAGGTCGGGGTGCGCGTGGATCCCGCCCGCCAGGAGATCCGGGTCGACGGCTCGCGCATCCTGACCAACCCCGACGTGCTCACCGTCATGCTGCACAAGCCCGCCGGCGTCGTGACCACCATGGAGGACCCCGAGGGGCGGCCCACCGTCGCCGAGCTGGGGGAGCGGTACGTGGCCGAGCGCGCCGAAGAGCTCTCCCAGCGGGGCGGCGCGCGGGGCGCGGATCGCGGGGATGGCGCGGGCGGGCGTATCAGGCTCGTCCACGTGGGGCGCCTCGACACCGACACCGAGGGCCTGCTCCTGCTGTCCAACGACGGCGAGCTCTCCCACCGGCTCATGCACCCCAGTTACGAGATCTCCAAGACCTACGTGGCGATCGTCCAGGGGAGGGTCGAGCCCTGGGTGCCCCGCAAGCTCAAGCGCGGCATCGAGCTCGAAGACGGCTTCATCAGCGCCGACCGCGTGGTCATCAAGGACTCCGGGCCCGCGGGCTCGATCCTGGAGATCACCCTGCACTCCGGGCGCAACCGGATCGTGCGCCGCATGTGCGACGCCGTCGGGCACCCCGTGATCCGGCTGTCCCGCACCAGGCTCGGGCCATTGGCGCTCGGCGGCCTCAAGCCCGGCGCCATGAGGGCTCTCACCGGTGAGGAGATCGCGGCCCTCCAGAGAGAGGTCGGACTATGA
- a CDS encoding prephenate dehydrogenase, translating into MSRLEGNVIQAAQPGRGTGEAAEGAGEGLAARPPAATRGPVLIIGTGLLGTSLALVLRAADVPVQLQDTSPTSLALARDMGAGAIRRQGDPEPALVVVATPPDVAAQVVVGALEAHPGAVVTDVASVKARVGAEVRARAGAAASRYVGSHPMAGRERSGAGAADSDLFAGRPWVIVADGAEPAAEIAVRNLAMDAGAAPLRLGATEHDDAVAAVSHMPQLVSSLVAARLEALPEAALELAGQGIRDVTRIAASDPRLWSAIVVGNAGPVAGLLRELRDDLDALISGIEPAAVDVAGEERAAPGRAEEIAPGAVSAISDVMRRGNAGQARIPGKHGGAPRRYAVVQVLVPDKPGRLGRLFTEVGEAGVNIEDFSMEHSAGQSAGVAMISVLPSAAQPLEAALDERGWRVVVA; encoded by the coding sequence ATGAGCCGGTTGGAGGGGAATGTCATCCAGGCGGCCCAGCCCGGTCGGGGGACGGGCGAGGCCGCGGAGGGGGCAGGGGAAGGCCTGGCGGCGCGCCCTCCCGCCGCCACGCGCGGCCCCGTGCTCATCATCGGCACCGGACTGCTCGGCACCTCGCTCGCGCTCGTCCTGCGGGCGGCCGACGTTCCCGTTCAGCTCCAGGACACCTCGCCCACCTCGCTCGCCCTCGCTCGGGACATGGGCGCTGGGGCCATCAGGAGGCAGGGGGACCCCGAGCCGGCGCTCGTCGTCGTCGCGACCCCACCCGATGTGGCCGCGCAAGTGGTCGTGGGGGCCCTGGAGGCCCACCCCGGGGCGGTGGTCACCGACGTCGCCTCCGTCAAGGCGCGCGTGGGCGCGGAGGTGAGGGCCCGGGCCGGCGCGGCGGCCTCCCGCTACGTGGGCTCGCACCCCATGGCCGGCCGGGAGCGCTCGGGGGCCGGGGCCGCTGACTCCGACCTCTTCGCGGGCCGCCCCTGGGTGATCGTCGCCGACGGCGCCGAGCCGGCGGCCGAGATCGCCGTGCGCAACCTGGCGATGGACGCTGGGGCGGCACCGCTGCGCCTGGGCGCCACCGAGCACGACGACGCCGTCGCCGCCGTCTCGCACATGCCGCAGCTGGTCTCCTCCCTCGTCGCCGCCCGTCTTGAGGCCCTGCCGGAGGCGGCGCTCGAGCTCGCGGGCCAGGGCATCAGGGATGTGACTCGCATCGCCGCCTCCGATCCCCGGCTGTGGTCCGCGATCGTGGTTGGCAACGCCGGCCCCGTGGCCGGGCTGCTGCGCGAGCTGCGCGATGATCTCGACGCGCTCATCAGTGGGATCGAGCCGGCGGCCGTTGACGTCGCCGGAGAGGAGCGAGCCGCTCCGGGCAGGGCCGAGGAGATCGCGCCCGGCGCCGTCAGCGCCATCTCGGACGTCATGAGGCGAGGCAACGCGGGTCAGGCCCGCATCCCCGGCAAGCACGGCGGGGCCCCCAGGCGCTACGCGGTGGTGCAGGTCCTCGTCCCCGACAAGCCCGGCCGCCTGGGCCGCCTGTTCACAGAGGTCGGCGAGGCGGGGGTCAACATCGAGGACTTCTCCATGGAGCACTCCGCCGGACAGAGCGCCGGCGTGGCCATGATCTCCGTGCTGCCCAGCGCCGCCCAGCCCCTGGAGGCCGCGCTGGATGAGCGGGGCTGGCGGGTAGTCGTCGCCTAA
- the der gene encoding bifunctional cytidylate kinase/GTPase Der, producing MGIVVAIDGPSGSGKSTVAKRVAAALGLAYLDTGAMYRAAAWWCERTGIDLTAEEVDAGAVTRAVLTMPLDMGLDPTAPGVASDGVDIAEAIRDPHIASVVSRVATNLDVRAELARLQREIIAGESRDAVGPHRSFSAGEGIVAEGRDITTVIAPDADVRLLVTASEEARLARRAGDLEAAGKSVDAAALRDQVVRRDRDDATVSQFLTAPEGVTVVDSSDMTLEETVEHVLGLIEAARVEAAERDQDDERRADALRAGLEEYELVEEDVALLNGEEELPSGDGAFEAGLPVLAVVGRPNVGKSTLVNRVLGRREAVVQDRPGVTRDRVSYPAEWVGRRFTIVDTGGWEVDVEGLEASVASQAEVAVELADAVLLVVDAQVGITEADAQVVRLLRRSGKPVVLAANKVDSPAQEGDAAALWNLGLGEPYPVSALHGRGSGEVLDACMEVLPEVSAVAPAAPEGRMHRIALVGRPNVGKSSLLNSIAGQDRVVVNELAGTTRDPVDEIIELDGRQWVFVDTAGIRRRVRQSRGADYYAVLRTQGAIEKAEVAVVLLDASEPITEQDVRVIQQAVDAGRALVLVNNKWDLVDEDRQKMLRWEIEHDLAHVSWAPHINLAAATGWHTNRLVRALDAALEGWGTRVPTGRLNSFLGELQAANPHPLRGGKQPRILFATQAQVRPPRIVIFTTGFLDAGYRRFIERRLREEFGFVGSPIQIGVRVREKRERRR from the coding sequence ATGGGAATCGTCGTCGCCATTGACGGACCGAGCGGGTCGGGCAAGTCCACCGTCGCCAAGCGGGTCGCCGCCGCGCTGGGCCTGGCCTACCTCGACACCGGCGCCATGTACCGGGCCGCCGCCTGGTGGTGCGAGCGCACCGGCATCGACCTGACCGCCGAGGAGGTGGACGCGGGAGCCGTCACCCGCGCAGTCCTCACCATGCCCCTCGACATGGGCCTCGATCCCACGGCCCCGGGGGTGGCCAGCGATGGCGTCGACATCGCCGAGGCCATCCGCGACCCGCATATCGCCTCCGTCGTCTCGAGGGTCGCCACCAACCTGGACGTGCGCGCCGAGCTCGCCCGCCTCCAGCGCGAGATCATCGCGGGCGAGTCCCGCGACGCCGTCGGTCCTCACCGCTCCTTCAGCGCGGGGGAGGGGATCGTCGCCGAGGGGCGCGACATCACCACCGTCATCGCCCCCGACGCCGACGTCCGCCTCCTGGTGACTGCCAGTGAGGAGGCCCGCCTGGCCCGCCGCGCGGGGGACCTGGAGGCCGCGGGCAAGAGTGTGGACGCCGCCGCCCTACGCGACCAGGTGGTGCGCCGCGACCGGGACGACGCCACCGTCTCCCAGTTCCTCACCGCCCCCGAGGGCGTCACCGTCGTGGACTCCTCCGATATGACGCTTGAGGAGACCGTCGAGCACGTCCTGGGCCTCATCGAGGCCGCCCGCGTCGAGGCCGCCGAGCGCGACCAGGATGATGAGCGTCGGGCCGATGCCCTGCGCGCGGGCCTGGAGGAGTACGAGCTCGTTGAGGAGGACGTCGCCCTCCTCAACGGCGAGGAGGAACTCCCCTCCGGCGACGGCGCCTTCGAGGCGGGGCTGCCGGTGCTCGCCGTGGTGGGGCGCCCGAACGTCGGCAAGTCCACCCTCGTCAACCGGGTTCTCGGGCGTCGCGAGGCCGTCGTCCAGGACAGGCCGGGCGTCACCCGCGACCGCGTCTCCTATCCCGCCGAATGGGTCGGCCGGCGCTTCACCATCGTGGACACCGGTGGCTGGGAGGTCGATGTCGAGGGCCTCGAAGCCTCCGTCGCTTCCCAGGCCGAGGTGGCCGTGGAGCTCGCCGACGCCGTCCTGCTCGTCGTTGACGCGCAGGTGGGCATCACCGAGGCCGACGCCCAGGTGGTCCGCCTCCTGCGGCGCAGCGGCAAGCCGGTTGTGCTGGCCGCCAACAAGGTGGACTCCCCGGCCCAGGAGGGCGACGCCGCGGCCCTGTGGAACCTGGGCCTGGGCGAGCCCTACCCCGTCTCGGCCCTCCACGGGCGCGGCAGCGGTGAGGTTCTTGACGCCTGCATGGAGGTGCTACCAGAGGTCTCGGCCGTCGCCCCCGCCGCCCCCGAGGGGCGGATGCACCGCATCGCCCTCGTGGGGCGCCCGAACGTCGGCAAGTCCTCACTGCTGAACTCCATCGCCGGGCAGGACCGCGTCGTCGTCAATGAGTTGGCCGGCACCACCCGGGACCCCGTGGATGAGATCATCGAGCTCGACGGGCGCCAGTGGGTGTTCGTCGACACCGCGGGCATCCGCCGCCGGGTGCGCCAGTCGCGGGGTGCCGACTACTACGCCGTCCTGCGAACCCAGGGGGCCATTGAGAAGGCGGAGGTCGCCGTCGTCCTCCTGGACGCCTCCGAGCCGATCACCGAGCAGGACGTGCGCGTCATCCAGCAGGCGGTTGACGCCGGGCGCGCGCTCGTGCTGGTCAATAACAAGTGGGACCTCGTGGACGAGGACCGCCAGAAGATGCTCCGGTGGGAGATCGAGCACGACCTCGCGCATGTCTCCTGGGCTCCGCACATCAACCTCGCCGCCGCCACCGGCTGGCACACGAACAGGCTCGTGCGCGCTCTCGACGCGGCCCTGGAGGGGTGGGGCACCCGCGTGCCTACCGGCCGCCTCAACTCTTTCCTCGGCGAGCTCCAGGCCGCCAACCCGCACCCGTTGCGAGGCGGCAAGCAGCCCCGCATCCTCTTCGCCACTCAGGCGCAGGTGCGCCCGCCGCGCATCGTCATTTTCACCACCGGTTTCCTCGACGCCGGCTACCGGCGCTTCATCGAGCGCCGCCTGCGCGAGGAGTTCGGCTTCGTCGGCTCGCCCATCCAGATCGGCGTGCGGGTGCGCGAGAAGCGCGAGCGCAGGCGCTGA
- a CDS encoding VOC family protein, with translation MIDHISLAVTVPDVSTDFYAKALAPLGYAVVMEMGPVRALGAAGEEDRKAAPELWLVPEQHPTTIHLALAAASPQQVDAFHAAALAAGGRDNGGPGERAHYHPGYYAAFVLDPDGHNLEVVCHNGPVGQAPA, from the coding sequence ATGATTGACCACATCTCGCTGGCCGTCACAGTGCCCGACGTCTCAACCGACTTCTACGCCAAGGCCCTTGCCCCGCTCGGCTACGCCGTCGTCATGGAGATGGGGCCCGTGCGCGCCCTGGGAGCTGCGGGGGAGGAGGACAGGAAGGCTGCCCCCGAGCTGTGGCTTGTGCCTGAGCAGCATCCCACGACGATCCACCTGGCGCTGGCGGCCGCGAGTCCGCAGCAGGTGGACGCCTTCCACGCGGCAGCACTGGCGGCGGGCGGTCGGGACAACGGCGGCCCTGGGGAGCGCGCTCACTACCACCCCGGCTACTACGCCGCCTTCGTCCTGGACCCCGACGGGCACAACCTTGAGGTCGTCTGCCACAACGGCCCCGTGGGGCAGGCGCCGGCCTGA
- the pgi gene encoding glucose-6-phosphate isomerase, producing the protein MLNPVDPTTTPAWTRLTELRIGMRPDLRAWFAQDPERAERFTYQVGDLTIDLSKNLLTDDVRDALASLAIEVDVPGRRDAMYAGERINVTEDRAVLHTALRRPADDALMVDGQDVVGDVHKVLDRVYDFARRVRSGQWVGVTGKRIETVVNIGIGGSDLGPVMVYEALKPYVQDGLECRFISNIDPNDCAEKVKGLNPETTLFIIASKTFTTLETLTNARMARDWFLSALTERGISAEGAIAKHFVAVSTALDKVAEFGIDPDNAFGFWNWVGGRYSVDSAVGTVLAVAIGPENFADFLAGFHAVDEHFATKDPAENAPMLMGLLNVWYVNFFHAASHAVLPYSQYLHRFPAYLQQLTMESNGKSVRWDGSSVTTETGEIFWGEAGTNGQHAFYQLIHQGTQLIPADFIAVANPAHPVTDGGVDVHELFLSNYLAQTAALAFGKTAEEVRAEGTPEPIVPARVFAGNKPTTSILAPALTPSVVGQLIALYEHITFTQGIVWGIDSFDQWGVELGKKLALEIAPAVQGDADALAAQDSSTQALIRRYRELRH; encoded by the coding sequence ATGCTGAATCCGGTTGACCCCACCACCACGCCCGCCTGGACCCGCCTCACCGAGTTGCGTATCGGGATGCGCCCTGACCTGCGCGCCTGGTTCGCCCAGGACCCCGAGCGCGCCGAGCGCTTCACCTACCAGGTCGGGGACCTGACCATCGACCTGTCCAAGAACCTCCTGACCGACGACGTCCGCGACGCCCTGGCCTCCCTGGCCATCGAGGTGGACGTTCCCGGGCGCCGCGACGCCATGTACGCCGGTGAGCGCATCAACGTCACCGAGGACCGCGCCGTCCTCCACACCGCCCTGCGCCGCCCGGCCGACGACGCGCTCATGGTCGATGGCCAGGACGTCGTCGGCGACGTCCACAAGGTCCTCGACCGCGTCTACGACTTCGCGCGCCGCGTGCGCTCCGGCCAGTGGGTCGGCGTGACCGGCAAGCGCATCGAGACCGTCGTCAACATCGGCATCGGCGGGTCCGACCTCGGCCCCGTCATGGTCTACGAGGCCCTCAAGCCCTACGTCCAGGACGGCCTGGAGTGCCGCTTCATCTCCAATATAGACCCCAACGACTGCGCGGAGAAGGTCAAGGGCCTCAACCCCGAGACCACCTTGTTCATCATCGCCTCCAAGACCTTCACCACCCTGGAGACCCTCACCAACGCGCGCATGGCCCGCGACTGGTTCCTCTCCGCGCTGACTGAGCGCGGCATCAGCGCCGAGGGCGCCATCGCCAAGCACTTCGTGGCCGTCTCCACCGCCCTGGACAAGGTCGCCGAGTTCGGCATCGACCCCGACAACGCCTTCGGCTTCTGGAACTGGGTCGGCGGGCGCTACTCCGTGGACTCCGCCGTCGGCACCGTGCTCGCCGTCGCCATCGGCCCGGAGAACTTCGCGGACTTCCTGGCCGGCTTCCACGCCGTCGACGAGCACTTCGCCACCAAGGACCCGGCGGAGAACGCGCCCATGCTCATGGGCCTGCTCAACGTCTGGTACGTCAACTTCTTCCACGCCGCCAGCCACGCGGTGCTGCCCTACTCGCAGTACCTGCACCGCTTCCCCGCCTACCTCCAGCAGCTCACCATGGAGTCCAACGGCAAGTCCGTGCGCTGGGACGGATCCTCGGTCACCACCGAGACCGGTGAGATCTTCTGGGGCGAGGCCGGCACCAACGGGCAGCACGCCTTCTACCAGCTCATCCACCAGGGCACCCAGCTCATCCCCGCTGACTTCATCGCCGTGGCCAACCCCGCCCACCCGGTGACCGACGGCGGCGTCGACGTCCACGAGTTGTTCCTGTCCAACTACCTCGCCCAGACGGCCGCGCTCGCCTTCGGCAAGACCGCCGAGGAGGTGCGCGCTGAGGGCACACCGGAGCCGATCGTCCCCGCCCGGGTCTTCGCCGGCAACAAGCCGACGACGTCGATCCTCGCCCCCGCGCTCACCCCGAGCGTCGTGGGCCAGCTCATCGCCCTGTACGAGCACATCACCTTCACCCAGGGCATCGTGTGGGGCATCGACTCTTTCGACCAGTGGGGCGTCGAGCTCGGCAAGAAGCTCGCCCTGGAGATCGCGCCGGCCGTGCAGGGCGACGCCGACGCGCTGGCCGCGCAGGACTCCTCCACGCAGGCCCTCATCCGCCGCTACCGGGAGCTGCGTCACTGA
- the moeB gene encoding molybdopterin-synthase adenylyltransferase MoeB: protein MTPQDRAPWAPIISDGRLRALSDAERARYSRNMLVPEVGVTGQRRIRAARVLLIGAGGLGAPAALYLAAAGVGTLGIVEFDVVDASNLQRQIIHTTAGVGASKARSAASAITALNPDVEVILHEERLDAANALDLLEGWDVVVDGTDNFPTRYLVGDACAMLGIPLVHGAVLHSAGQVGVFDAARGPCHRCLHPEPPPPGSVPSCAEAGVLGVLPGIIGTMQAAEALKLIVGGGEPLIGRLLLLDAWGADVREVPVAKRPGCALCGASPTITSLEAAQDACAAPEPAQPNEETMSTITVSELRARIAAGERPGEAYTILDVREADEVAAMPVEGAAHIPLGEVVERAGELDAGKETVVTCQGGTRSKRAIEALQAAGYAGALTNLEGGARAWYESA from the coding sequence ATGACCCCTCAGGACCGCGCCCCGTGGGCGCCCATCATCAGTGACGGGCGCCTGCGGGCCCTGTCCGACGCCGAGCGCGCCCGGTACTCGCGCAACATGCTCGTCCCCGAGGTCGGCGTGACGGGACAGCGGCGCATCCGGGCAGCCCGCGTGCTGCTCATCGGGGCGGGCGGCCTCGGCGCGCCCGCCGCGCTTTACCTCGCCGCCGCCGGAGTGGGGACGCTCGGGATTGTCGAGTTCGACGTCGTCGACGCCTCTAACCTCCAGCGGCAGATCATCCACACGACGGCGGGAGTTGGCGCCTCGAAGGCGCGCTCGGCGGCGTCGGCGATCACCGCCCTCAACCCCGATGTCGAGGTCATCCTCCACGAGGAGCGGCTCGATGCCGCCAACGCGCTCGACCTTCTGGAGGGCTGGGACGTGGTGGTGGACGGCACCGACAACTTCCCGACCCGCTACCTCGTGGGCGACGCCTGCGCCATGCTCGGCATCCCGCTCGTCCACGGCGCGGTCCTGCACTCGGCGGGCCAGGTGGGGGTCTTCGACGCCGCCCGGGGGCCCTGCCACCGATGCCTCCACCCAGAGCCGCCGCCACCGGGCTCCGTGCCCTCCTGCGCCGAGGCCGGCGTGCTCGGCGTCCTGCCGGGCATCATCGGCACCATGCAGGCCGCCGAGGCCCTCAAGCTCATCGTCGGGGGAGGCGAGCCGCTTATCGGCCGCCTCCTGCTCCTGGACGCCTGGGGCGCCGACGTGCGCGAGGTGCCCGTGGCCAAGCGACCGGGCTGCGCCCTGTGCGGGGCGAGCCCGACCATCACGAGTCTTGAGGCGGCGCAGGACGCCTGCGCCGCGCCTGAACCAGCACAACCGAACGAGGAGACCATGAGCACCATCACCGTATCTGAGCTGCGCGCCCGTATCGCGGCGGGGGAGAGGCCCGGTGAGGCCTACACCATCCTGGACGTGCGTGAGGCCGACGAGGTCGCCGCCATGCCCGTGGAAGGGGCGGCCCACATCCCGCTGGGGGAGGTGGTCGAGCGAGCCGGGGAGTTGGACGCCGGCAAGGAGACGGTGGTGACCTGCCAGGGCGGCACCCGCTCCAAGAGGGCCATCGAGGCCCTTCAGGCCGCGGGGTACGCGGGAGCGCTGACTAACCTTGAGGGCGGCGCCCGCGCCTGGTACGAGAGCGCCTGA
- a CDS encoding recombinase family protein, which translates to MGAGLLHPRPTSHLHAQGDEPQGDHRQGAHRRGLSAATTQRPALQDMLRFLNEEAAARPGIDYIIVHKLDRLVRDCYNETALGQSLDD; encoded by the coding sequence TTGGGAGCAGGGCTTCTCCATCCCCGCCCAACGAGCCACCTACACGCGCAAGGCGATGAGCCTCAGGGCGATCATCGTCAAGGAGCTCATCGAAGGGGCCTGTCCGCCGCTACCACCCAACGACCCGCCCTCCAGGACATGCTGCGCTTCCTCAATGAGGAGGCAGCGGCACGGCCGGGCATCGACTACATCATCGTGCACAAACTCGACCGCCTGGTGCGCGACTGCTACAACGAAACCGCCCTGGGGCAGAGCCTCGACGACTAG